Proteins encoded within one genomic window of Candidatus Hepatobacter penaei:
- a CDS encoding sensor histidine kinase: MAADLFHQQKELKKAYNELTKRHHMLKSILASISSGVLVLNHQKKVTLTNKKARKLLNMSHKKLQTTCFEDIFPGGGEIIESQDANCQQLSLRVSGQTLIVRVQATALDGGKTLVTFEDMTAFINSQKQATWIDVARYLTHEIRNPLTPIQLSAERIGKLLTHPPCDISKMSHSINIIIRQVTHLSHLLKEFFVFAKPPVSHKEWVDVVPLIHQIMELKKAMAPSILWELHGPTSLQLYCNPQQIQQVFLNILRNAVESIQEKSATCTVQGAIHIEIKQGPDHTTIYISDNGLGLDASFQDQMFEPYVTKKNKGMGLGLAIANKIIQEHQGTIRMTRHTSGGAQSILRFPQNKQVRSA, translated from the coding sequence ATGGCTGCCGACCTTTTTCATCAGCAAAAAGAACTGAAAAAGGCCTATAACGAGCTCACCAAACGCCACCACATGTTAAAAAGCATTTTGGCCAGCATATCGTCAGGGGTGTTGGTGTTAAATCATCAAAAAAAAGTGACCCTCACCAACAAAAAAGCACGCAAACTGCTGAACATGAGCCATAAAAAGCTCCAAACAACATGTTTTGAAGACATCTTTCCAGGTGGTGGAGAAATCATAGAAAGCCAAGATGCTAACTGTCAGCAACTCTCTTTGAGGGTGAGTGGACAAACCTTGATTGTAAGGGTTCAAGCCACGGCCCTGGATGGCGGCAAAACCTTGGTTACCTTTGAAGATATGACTGCCTTCATCAACAGTCAAAAACAGGCCACCTGGATTGACGTAGCACGCTATCTCACCCACGAGATACGTAACCCCCTCACCCCCATACAGCTGTCAGCAGAAAGAATTGGCAAACTGCTCACACACCCCCCGTGCGATATTTCCAAAATGAGTCACTCAATTAACATCATCATCCGGCAAGTCACGCACCTGAGCCATTTGCTTAAAGAATTTTTCGTGTTTGCCAAACCCCCTGTTTCCCACAAAGAGTGGGTCGATGTTGTGCCCCTCATTCACCAAATCATGGAGCTTAAAAAAGCCATGGCACCCAGCATTTTGTGGGAACTGCATGGCCCCACCTCTCTTCAGCTTTATTGCAACCCCCAACAGATACAACAGGTGTTTTTGAATATTCTCAGAAATGCGGTGGAGTCTATTCAAGAAAAAAGTGCCACATGCACCGTGCAGGGCGCGATTCATATTGAAATAAAGCAAGGGCCTGATCATACAACCATCTACATCTCAGACAATGGGTTGGGCCTTGATGCCTCTTTCCAAGATCAGATGTTTGAACCCTATGTCACGAAAAAAAACAAAGGCATGGGTCTGGGTCTAGCCATTGCCAATAAAATCATTCAAGAACATCAAGGCACTATCCGCATGACACGCCATACCTCAGGCGGTGCTCAGTCTATTCTGCGCTTTCCCCAGAACAAACAGGTCCGATCTGCTTGA